Proteins co-encoded in one Bacteroidetes bacterium SB0662_bin_6 genomic window:
- a CDS encoding VCBS repeat-containing protein, with protein MFCSNAHPKVPVRGCDFTIRSTAALRMKGIVPLSFLLCLVSACGGPVDEEVAAPLFARLSAAETGIAFTNRIEEREGFNVLEYEYFYNGAGVAAGDVNGDGLPDLYFSANIDQDRLYLNRGDLVFEDVTEQAGLASESGWTTGVTMGDVNGDGHLDIYVCKSGRVSTDRRRNALYVNNGDGTFTERAAEYGLDDPAYSNHAALFDYDRDGDLDLYLLNHSIRRLSRFDVEYMRSSRDSLAGDKLYRNDGGSFTDVSEAAGIIGNPLGFGLSVIVSDVNRDAWPDLYVSNDYIEDDYLYVNNGDGTFTESVRSFLTHTSYSSMGADIADINNDALPDIVTLDMLAEDHFRQKVLKGPEDHVFYEDFRNKGFHEQYMRNMLHLNRGDGTFAEIGQIAGVSNTDWSWAALLADFDLDGRNDLFVTNGYMRDYTDLDFLRVTLVNAYTEASARGEALSSLEMVRQMPSTLLSNYIYRNESGIAFADKTRDWGMGEGTLSNGAAYADLDGDGDLDLAVNNINAEAFVYRNDADRLAAGHYLKVRLEGPEGNRFGIGAVVAATGEGQRFYREMNPVRGYLSSVEPVFFFGLGALEQVDLEVIWPDGARQRMQGVPANQTVTLHRRDADFEAPDAQKALQVPPFFMEAPDARGLQFVHEENPFVDFERERLLPHMLSRQGPALAAGDADGDGLEDVFAGGARGQSGALFFQRPDGSFRRSPGAAFEAHSGYEDTDALFLDADGDGDQDLYVVSGGSFEAEDMSVYQDRLYVNDGAGGYVYDEQALPDLHTSGGTVAAHDFDADGDLDLFAGGRAFPGRYPLAPPSYLLENTGGTFVDVTPEGLQAPGMVTDALWTDIDGDQRAELLLAGEWMPIRAFRYTGEWAEIPVSETGLAGTAGWWNVLSAKDLDGDGDIDLVAGNRGLNAQMQAGPDQPAAVYSADFGGDGHSEFVMGYYIGEQRHPVPWRDELLEEIPLLARQFPDYASYARATLEDVFSEVEPVVTLEASRFSSSIFENTGEGRFQVRELPLEAQFAPVHAILFEDADGDGQMDMLLAGNAFEARVQWGRYNGGRGLLLLNRGAMTWESVPASRSGFLTPGVVRDMVRVITATDPLVVVAQNDAALEVFVSDPVPAVR; from the coding sequence ATGTTTTGTTCGAATGCGCACCCCAAGGTCCCTGTTCGCGGCTGCGATTTTACGATCCGGTCCACGGCTGCGCTCCGCATGAAGGGCATTGTTCCGCTTTCATTTCTTTTGTGCCTGGTTAGTGCATGCGGCGGCCCTGTGGACGAAGAGGTCGCTGCTCCGCTCTTTGCGCGATTGTCCGCCGCCGAAACGGGCATCGCCTTCACGAACAGGATCGAAGAGCGAGAAGGGTTCAATGTGCTGGAGTACGAATACTTCTACAATGGGGCGGGTGTGGCCGCTGGCGACGTGAATGGCGATGGCCTGCCCGATCTGTATTTTTCCGCCAACATCGATCAGGATCGTCTGTATCTCAACCGGGGGGATCTGGTGTTCGAAGACGTCACGGAGCAGGCGGGTCTTGCAAGCGAATCCGGCTGGACGACCGGCGTGACGATGGGGGATGTCAATGGGGATGGACATCTGGACATCTATGTGTGCAAATCGGGCCGGGTGAGCACGGATCGCCGCCGGAACGCGTTGTACGTCAACAACGGGGACGGGACGTTTACCGAACGAGCGGCGGAATACGGCCTGGACGATCCTGCGTATTCGAACCACGCGGCCCTGTTCGATTACGACCGGGATGGCGACCTGGACTTGTATCTGCTGAATCATTCGATCCGGCGTTTGAGCCGCTTCGATGTGGAGTATATGCGGAGTAGCCGCGACTCCCTTGCCGGCGACAAACTGTACCGGAACGACGGCGGATCTTTTACGGACGTGAGCGAAGCGGCGGGCATCATCGGCAATCCCCTTGGGTTTGGGCTCAGCGTGATCGTTAGCGATGTGAACCGGGACGCCTGGCCCGATCTTTACGTTTCCAACGACTATATCGAGGATGATTACCTGTACGTGAACAACGGGGACGGGACCTTTACCGAATCCGTACGCTCGTTTCTGACGCATACGTCCTACTCGTCCATGGGCGCCGACATTGCCGATATAAACAACGATGCGTTGCCCGATATCGTGACGCTGGATATGCTGGCCGAAGATCATTTCCGGCAGAAAGTGCTGAAGGGGCCGGAAGATCATGTGTTTTACGAAGACTTTCGGAATAAGGGGTTTCACGAGCAGTATATGCGCAATATGCTGCATCTGAACAGGGGAGACGGGACTTTTGCGGAAATCGGACAAATCGCGGGCGTTTCGAATACCGACTGGAGTTGGGCGGCGTTGCTGGCCGATTTCGATCTCGATGGCCGTAACGACCTTTTCGTCACGAATGGCTATATGCGCGACTACACGGATCTCGATTTTCTTCGGGTCACGCTGGTGAATGCATACACGGAGGCGAGTGCCCGGGGGGAAGCCTTGTCTTCGCTGGAAATGGTTCGGCAAATGCCTTCCACCCTGTTGAGTAACTATATCTATCGAAACGAATCGGGGATCGCCTTTGCGGACAAGACGCGGGACTGGGGCATGGGCGAGGGTACCTTGTCGAACGGCGCGGCGTACGCCGATCTGGACGGCGATGGGGATCTCGACCTTGCGGTCAACAACATCAATGCGGAAGCCTTTGTTTATCGCAACGATGCGGACCGTCTTGCCGCGGGGCATTATTTGAAGGTTCGCCTTGAAGGCCCGGAAGGCAACCGGTTCGGGATCGGCGCTGTGGTCGCGGCAACGGGGGAAGGACAGCGTTTTTACCGGGAAATGAACCCGGTGCGGGGGTATTTGTCGTCCGTGGAGCCGGTGTTTTTTTTCGGTCTGGGCGCATTGGAGCAGGTTGATCTCGAGGTGATCTGGCCGGACGGCGCGCGCCAGCGGATGCAGGGCGTGCCGGCGAATCAAACGGTGACGCTGCATCGCCGGGACGCCGATTTCGAGGCGCCGGATGCACAGAAAGCCTTGCAGGTCCCTCCATTCTTCATGGAAGCGCCGGACGCCCGCGGACTTCAGTTCGTCCATGAAGAGAATCCGTTCGTCGATTTCGAGCGCGAGCGCCTGCTCCCGCATATGTTGTCGCGCCAGGGGCCTGCATTGGCGGCCGGCGATGCGGACGGGGACGGTCTGGAGGATGTATTCGCAGGCGGGGCGCGAGGCCAGTCCGGTGCGCTCTTTTTTCAGCGCCCCGACGGATCGTTTCGCCGGAGTCCGGGCGCGGCTTTCGAAGCGCATAGCGGCTATGAGGATACGGACGCGCTCTTTCTGGATGCGGACGGCGACGGCGACCAGGACCTGTATGTGGTCAGCGGCGGATCGTTCGAAGCGGAGGATATGTCGGTTTATCAGGATCGCCTGTACGTCAATGACGGCGCGGGCGGGTACGTCTATGACGAACAAGCCTTGCCCGATTTACACACCAGCGGAGGTACAGTAGCGGCGCACGATTTCGATGCGGATGGCGATCTCGACCTTTTTGCAGGCGGGCGGGCGTTTCCGGGCCGCTACCCGCTTGCTCCGCCAAGTTATCTCCTGGAGAATACGGGAGGAACGTTCGTGGACGTCACGCCGGAAGGGTTGCAGGCGCCGGGGATGGTGACCGACGCGCTGTGGACGGATATAGATGGAGATCAGCGCGCCGAACTGCTTCTGGCGGGAGAATGGATGCCGATCCGGGCATTCCGGTACACCGGAGAATGGGCTGAGATACCCGTTTCCGAAACAGGTCTCGCCGGTACGGCAGGCTGGTGGAATGTCCTGAGTGCGAAAGATCTGGACGGCGATGGCGATATCGATCTGGTTGCCGGCAACAGAGGGTTGAATGCGCAGATGCAGGCCGGTCCGGACCAACCCGCCGCGGTGTATTCCGCGGATTTCGGCGGCGACGGGCATTCCGAATTCGTCATGGGATATTACATCGGCGAGCAAAGGCATCCCGTCCCCTGGCGAGACGAATTGCTGGAGGAGATTCCGTTGCTTGCCCGGCAATTCCCTGACTATGCCTCGTATGCCCGCGCCACACTGGAGGATGTTTTTTCCGAGGTGGAGCCCGTGGTCACGCTGGAGGCGTCCCGCTTTTCAAGCAGCATCTTCGAGAACACCGGGGAAGGCCGGTTCCAGGTTCGGGAATTGCCTCTTGAAGCGCAGTTTGCCCCGGTGCATGCCATCCTTTTCGAAGATGCGGACGGCGATGGACAAATGGATATGCTTCTTGCCGGAAATGCTTTCGAGGCGCGGGTGCAATGGGGGCGTTACAATGGGGGGCGCGGGCTTCTTTTATTGAATCGCGGAGCGATGACCTGGGAAAGCGTTCCAGCGTCCCGGAGCGGTTTTTTAACGCCCGGGGTGGTGCGTGACATGGTTCGCGTCATCACCGCAACGGATCCGCTTGTGGTTGTTGCGCAGAATGACGCGGCCTTGGAGGTGTTCGTGTCCGATCCGGTGCCTGCCGTTCGCTGA